One window of the Nocardia terpenica genome contains the following:
- a CDS encoding DMT family transporter, whose amino-acid sequence MGWPRVGVGFGWLVGAGVAVQGRVNGALGERLHDGIAAAAVSFVLGLGLLGVVFAVSGRLRAGVRLVWAAVGDGTLRWWQLLGGLCGAFFVACQGLTVAVVGVTAFTVAVVAGQLTSSVLVDRLGLGPGGRTPVTAVRLGGAGLALVAVVISALGRTDRTDSPDDSLLHGIPAALLIVLPALAGMSLAWQQAMNGRVGAVGGPLSATLMNFLGGTVALIAVESPVVAAQGLPTRPPTEPWLYLGGLLGVTFIALAALVVRRIGVLLLGLASVAGQLSTALVLDLVFPSGSGLPVAAVLGCALTLVAVLVAARRPASQ is encoded by the coding sequence CGGGTTCGGGTGGCTGGTCGGGGCCGGGGTGGCGGTGCAGGGGCGGGTGAACGGGGCGTTGGGGGAGCGGCTACACGATGGGATTGCCGCGGCGGCGGTCAGTTTCGTGTTGGGGTTGGGGCTGCTGGGTGTGGTGTTCGCCGTCAGCGGGCGGTTGCGGGCGGGGGTGCGGCTGGTGTGGGCGGCCGTGGGCGATGGGACGTTGCGGTGGTGGCAGCTGCTCGGGGGGCTGTGCGGGGCGTTCTTCGTTGCGTGCCAGGGGCTTACGGTGGCGGTGGTGGGGGTCACGGCGTTCACCGTGGCGGTGGTGGCGGGGCAGCTGACGAGCAGCGTGCTGGTGGATCGGCTGGGGCTCGGGCCGGGCGGGCGGACGCCGGTGACGGCGGTGCGGCTCGGTGGGGCGGGGCTGGCCCTGGTCGCCGTCGTGATCTCGGCGCTCGGGCGCACCGATCGGACCGATTCCCCGGACGACTCGCTCCTGCACGGGATTCCGGCCGCGCTGCTGATCGTGCTGCCCGCGCTGGCGGGGATGAGCCTGGCCTGGCAGCAGGCCATGAACGGCCGGGTCGGCGCGGTCGGCGGCCCGCTCTCGGCCACCCTGATGAACTTCCTCGGCGGCACCGTCGCGCTGATTGCTGTGGAGTCGCCGGTGGTGGCCGCGCAGGGCCTGCCGACCCGCCCGCCGACCGAACCGTGGCTGTATCTCGGTGGCCTGCTGGGCGTGACGTTCATTGCCCTCGCGGCCCTGGTCGTGCGCCGGATAGGGGTTCTGCTCCTCGGCCTGGCCTCGGTCGCCGGGCAGCTGTCCACCGCCCTGGTCCTGGACCTCGTTTTTCCGTCCGGTTCCGGATTGCCGGTCGCCGCCGTGCTCGGGTGTGCGCTCACCCTGGTCGCCGTCCTGGTGGCGGCCCGCCGACCCGCGTCGCAGTAG